The following proteins are co-located in the Silene latifolia isolate original U9 population chromosome 1, ASM4854445v1, whole genome shotgun sequence genome:
- the LOC141594825 gene encoding dolichyl-diphosphooligosaccharide--protein glycosyltransferase subunit DAD1-like has product MAKSTVKDARALFHSLRSAYAATPINLKIIDLYIIFAISTALIQVAYMATVGSFPFNSFLSGVLSCVGTAVLAVCLRIQVNKENKEFKDLAPERAFADFVLCNLVLHLVIMNFLG; this is encoded by the exons ATGGCGAAGTCAACAGTCAAGGATGCACGAGCACTCTTCCACTCTCTCCGTTCCGCTTACGCCGCCACTCCTATCAATCTCAAG ATCATCGATCTCTACATCATCTTCGCCATTTCAACTGCTCTCATTCAG GTAGCTTATATGGCAACAGTTGGATCATTCCCTTTCAATTCTTTTTTGTCTGGTGTACTTTCTTGTGTAGGCACAGCTGTTCTTGCTG TGTGTCTCCGCATTCAAGTGAATAAGGAAAACAAGGAATTCAAG GACTTAGCACCCGAGCGAGCTTTTGCAGACTTTGTTCTGTGCAATCTAGTGCTCCATCTGGTGATAATGAATTTCTTGGGATAA